Proteins from a genomic interval of Acetobacterium woodii DSM 1030:
- a CDS encoding creatininase family protein has protein sequence MAYSIFKDTLVDMAFPEIEAAIKQNACVLLPVSVVEEHGPHLCTGTDIYLTQSLSQQIKQKLVAKNHPVVIAPPFYWGVNSITDGFVGSFSIKPETMTLMLLEILENLNKWGFKKIFLLNFHGDFIHIKTIVEIVAHANKMNIEAYFLLDKNLLSQMHFNQDLSYLVSIELDPRKVNLETTVIDIHAGATETSWMALSYNKLVDTEKAKTLKPTNLTRSDLKEWLKGGEVAKSVTPLGYCGNPSNIDLKKIKTLTAVLSEKYACEIINVCTL, from the coding sequence ATGGCATATTCTATTTTTAAAGACACCCTGGTGGATATGGCTTTTCCCGAAATTGAAGCCGCAATCAAACAAAACGCTTGTGTATTACTACCAGTATCGGTTGTTGAAGAACACGGTCCCCACCTCTGCACCGGAACCGATATTTATTTAACGCAATCTTTATCTCAGCAGATCAAACAAAAGTTAGTAGCAAAAAATCATCCGGTCGTGATTGCCCCACCATTTTATTGGGGCGTAAATAGTATTACCGATGGCTTTGTTGGTTCTTTTTCAATTAAACCCGAAACAATGACATTGATGCTCTTAGAGATTTTGGAAAATCTTAACAAATGGGGTTTTAAAAAGATATTTTTATTAAATTTCCACGGCGATTTTATCCATATTAAAACAATTGTTGAGATTGTTGCTCATGCGAATAAAATGAATATCGAAGCCTATTTTTTACTTGATAAAAATTTACTTTCGCAAATGCATTTTAATCAAGATCTTTCTTATTTAGTAAGTATCGAATTAGATCCCCGTAAAGTCAACCTTGAAACCACGGTTATTGATATCCATGCCGGAGCCACCGAAACCAGTTGGATGGCACTCTCATACAATAAATTGGTAGATACTGAAAAAGCAAAAACTTTAAAACCAACCAACCTGACTCGCAGTGATTTAAAAGAATGGCTTAAAGGTGGCGAAGTTGCAAAAAGTGTTACCCCTTTAGGTTATTGCGGCAATCCTTCAAATATTGACCTAAAAAAAATAAAAACACTAACCGCTGTACTTAGCGAAAAATATGCATGTGAAATAATCAATGTTTGCACGCTTTAA
- a CDS encoding multidrug efflux MFS transporter, translating into MPVWKRNLIVCWFGMFVTGVGMSQIAPVLPLYINELGVDDPALIAQFSGIAFGITFIIAAIFSPIWGHAADKYGRKPMLLRASLGMAVVIFSIGFATNVYVLIGLRLLLGVITGYSTACTTLIATQTDDVHAGWALGTLSTANVAGSLLGPMIGGYIGESLGFQNVFFITGALILIAFITTALFIKESFVREEKKTLGIKEVWSSLPNKSLTITLFVSFFTLTLSLYSAEPIITLYIAQLSPDTSHVALLAGVAFSASGLANIIAAPKLGKLSDKIGAEKVMLGALVVAGLVFIPQALVRTPWELIALRFILGLAAGGLIPSVNVLIKKITPDRFIGRMFGLSMSAGYLGVFGGSVLGGQITAWFGIHYVFFITGALLLMNAIWVYFKVYKKIDRSVTGQVPELAIPKK; encoded by the coding sequence ATGCCTGTTTGGAAAAGAAATTTAATCGTCTGCTGGTTTGGCATGTTTGTAACCGGGGTCGGGATGAGTCAGATTGCTCCGGTACTGCCGCTTTATATTAATGAATTGGGGGTTGACGATCCGGCATTGATTGCTCAATTTTCAGGGATTGCTTTTGGGATTACCTTTATTATCGCCGCCATTTTTTCCCCGATATGGGGACATGCTGCCGATAAATATGGTCGTAAACCGATGCTTTTGCGGGCTAGTCTGGGGATGGCAGTGGTGATATTCAGTATTGGTTTTGCAACAAATGTTTATGTATTAATTGGATTACGTTTATTATTAGGGGTAATAACGGGTTATAGTACAGCCTGTACGACCCTCATTGCCACCCAGACCGACGATGTCCATGCCGGCTGGGCTTTGGGAACCCTGTCAACGGCGAATGTTGCCGGTTCTTTACTGGGACCAATGATTGGTGGGTATATTGGCGAAAGTCTGGGATTTCAAAATGTCTTTTTTATTACGGGGGCATTGATATTGATCGCGTTCATCACAACGGCCTTGTTTATAAAAGAATCTTTTGTCCGGGAAGAAAAAAAGACGCTTGGGATTAAAGAAGTGTGGAGCAGTCTCCCTAATAAAAGTTTGACAATAACTCTATTTGTATCTTTTTTTACTTTAACCTTATCGCTTTATTCGGCGGAACCAATCATTACCCTTTATATCGCTCAGTTATCGCCGGATACCAGCCATGTGGCGCTATTAGCTGGGGTGGCATTTTCAGCATCGGGGTTGGCAAATATTATTGCGGCCCCCAAATTAGGAAAGCTTTCCGATAAAATTGGAGCAGAGAAGGTGATGTTGGGCGCACTTGTGGTGGCAGGTCTTGTTTTTATTCCGCAAGCTTTAGTGCGGACTCCCTGGGAATTAATTGCGTTGCGATTTATTCTTGGCTTGGCAGCAGGGGGCTTGATCCCCAGTGTCAATGTATTGATCAAAAAAATCACGCCAGATCGCTTTATTGGTAGAATGTTTGGTTTAAGTATGTCGGCCGGTTATCTGGGTGTATTTGGTGGTTCAGTTCTGGGTGGACAGATCACTGCCTGGTTTGGTATTCACTATGTATTTTTTATTACCGGTGCTTTGTTGTTGATGAATGCTATATGGGTTTATTTCAAAGTCTACAAAAAAATCGATCGGAGTGTTACGGGTCAAGTACCGGAATTGGCAATACCCAAAAAATAA
- a CDS encoding LOG family protein: MKRICVYSGSNLGIRPEYKEITKQLGTVLVQNNIELVYGGSQTGLMGEIANEMLQQNGKVTGVTPKGLFPKEVINDHLTQLIEVKNMHERKQTMADLSDGFIAIPGGIGTFEELFETYSWAQLGIHQKPIGILNISHFFDSFIALMQNIVTEGFMNPSNTQLVLVSSDPAELIEKMICYSPPVLGNKWSQLDAILKKS, from the coding sequence ATGAAACGAATATGTGTATACTCCGGTTCTAATTTAGGTATTCGTCCGGAATACAAAGAAATAACGAAACAATTAGGCACCGTCCTGGTTCAGAATAATATCGAATTAGTTTATGGCGGTTCACAAACTGGTTTAATGGGCGAAATTGCCAATGAAATGCTTCAGCAAAATGGTAAAGTCACTGGGGTTACCCCTAAAGGGCTTTTCCCTAAAGAGGTTATTAATGATCACCTAACGCAATTGATTGAAGTCAAAAACATGCATGAGCGCAAACAAACCATGGCCGATTTATCCGACGGCTTCATCGCCATTCCCGGCGGCATTGGTACCTTTGAAGAATTATTTGAAACCTACAGTTGGGCACAGCTCGGAATTCACCAGAAACCAATTGGGATTCTTAATATCTCTCATTTTTTTGATTCATTTATTGCCTTAATGCAAAACATTGTCACCGAAGGATTTATGAATCCTTCCAACACTCAACTTGTTTTGGTATCGTCCGATCCCGCTGAGCTGATCGAAAAAATGATTTGCTATTCGCCCCCTGTTTTAGGAAACAAATGGTCTCAACTAGACGCCATCTTAAAAAAATCCTGA
- a CDS encoding MFS transporter: MKIIQKNSRLTVATVALGTFMTCFDINATNVALPLIQSGFQTTISVVQWVVVAYLLTLCATQLTFGRVSDLYGLKKIYVLGFIGFTLSSLLCGLAPDIVVLIIFRVIQALSGSMMMATGSAIVSNAVAPENRGKALSTTAIAVAVATCAGPVIGGFMTDWFGWNSIFFINIPIGILGTILAMRNIQKDGSKAGAKFDPIGSVLIMLALVLILLPLDMLSKTTVNPILVAASLIVGIAALVAFIFYEMKCDHPILDLNLFKNRIFTTANFAAVFFYMCEFMLVFISPYYLQQQRMLSVSVSGLMMLPMSLAMMIMAPISGAISDKFDSRFISCTGMGILGLAVIAFSTFHANTPTVLLLIVFAVTGMGAGMFHTPNNSAVMGSVPAFSRGVAGATLGTMRNIGMVLGEATSAALMSYTINHATTIFATKGLVGAALQQAAFSQAMVVVCMVSAACALVALLLSLVRGKNKGGAVLKESQIKGA; the protein is encoded by the coding sequence ATGAAAATTATTCAAAAAAACAGTCGTTTAACAGTAGCGACGGTAGCGTTGGGGACATTTATGACCTGTTTTGATATCAATGCGACTAATGTTGCCTTGCCTTTAATTCAGTCAGGGTTTCAGACGACCATATCGGTGGTACAGTGGGTCGTTGTTGCTTATTTGCTAACTCTTTGCGCAACCCAGTTGACCTTTGGTCGCGTGTCTGATCTTTATGGACTTAAAAAAATTTATGTTTTGGGTTTTATTGGTTTTACACTTAGCTCTCTGCTTTGTGGTTTGGCACCAGATATTGTCGTCTTAATTATTTTTCGGGTTATTCAGGCATTATCCGGTTCGATGATGATGGCAACCGGCAGTGCTATTGTCAGTAATGCCGTAGCACCGGAGAATCGCGGAAAAGCATTAAGTACAACAGCCATCGCTGTTGCTGTTGCCACCTGCGCCGGGCCTGTTATTGGCGGGTTTATGACCGACTGGTTTGGTTGGAACAGTATCTTTTTTATCAATATTCCCATTGGTATCCTGGGAACGATTTTGGCAATGCGAAATATTCAAAAAGACGGATCAAAAGCAGGTGCAAAATTTGATCCGATTGGCAGTGTTCTGATTATGCTGGCGTTGGTACTGATTTTGTTGCCGCTTGATATGCTCAGTAAAACAACCGTTAATCCGATTTTGGTTGCGGCATCACTGATTGTCGGGATTGCCGCGCTGGTCGCTTTTATTTTTTATGAAATGAAATGTGACCATCCTATTCTGGATTTAAATCTTTTTAAGAATAGAATTTTTACCACGGCTAATTTTGCCGCCGTCTTTTTTTATATGTGTGAATTTATGTTGGTTTTTATTTCCCCTTATTACCTGCAGCAACAACGGATGTTGTCAGTATCCGTTTCGGGTCTGATGATGTTGCCAATGTCGTTGGCAATGATGATTATGGCACCGATCAGCGGGGCGATTTCGGACAAGTTTGACAGCCGTTTTATCAGTTGCACCGGGATGGGAATTTTGGGCTTGGCAGTGATTGCTTTTAGCACGTTTCATGCGAACACGCCAACGGTATTGTTGTTGATTGTTTTTGCCGTTACCGGGATGGGCGCCGGAATGTTTCATACGCCCAATAATAGTGCGGTAATGGGCAGCGTACCGGCTTTTAGTCGCGGGGTTGCCGGAGCTACGCTGGGGACCATGCGTAATATTGGGATGGTTCTGGGTGAGGCAACATCAGCGGCCTTGATGTCTTACACGATCAATCATGCGACTACTATTTTTGCGACCAAAGGACTCGTTGGGGCGGCCCTGCAACAGGCGGCATTTAGCCAAGCAATGGTGGTTGTTTGCATGGTATCAGCGGCTTGTGCCCTGGTGGCATTGCTTTTATCGCTGGTGCGAGGAAAAAATAAAGGGGGTGCGGTACTAAAAGAAAGTCAGATAAAAGGGGCTTAA
- a CDS encoding ABC transporter ATP-binding protein: MNTMVSVNQLKKSFDEKAVVKEISFEVEKGEILCLLGPNGAGKSTTINVLCGILGYDGGEMYYRGKNIKTCLNAFKRNLGVVPQDLAIYEDLSAQQNVRFFASLYGLKGNELDEKVNKALEFVGLLERSKDKAKTFSGGMKRRLNIACAIAHEPELLIMDEPTVGIDPQSRNHILSSIKKLSQHGMTILYTTHYMEEVEEISTRILIMDSGTIIAEGTKESLKEDIFDERQFIMEIEEDDHLNVDEFYKIEGIKKVEKQAQILTITTLKNIENLDKIIALVITSKSKILNLFCRTASLENVFLRLTGKSLRD; encoded by the coding sequence ATGAACACAATGGTATCAGTGAATCAATTAAAAAAAAGTTTTGATGAAAAAGCGGTCGTCAAAGAAATTTCTTTTGAGGTTGAAAAAGGCGAGATTCTTTGTTTATTGGGACCTAATGGAGCCGGAAAAAGCACCACCATCAATGTGCTTTGTGGCATTTTGGGTTATGACGGCGGCGAAATGTATTACCGCGGCAAAAACATTAAAACATGCCTGAATGCATTTAAGCGAAATCTCGGCGTGGTTCCGCAGGATCTGGCTATTTATGAGGATCTTAGTGCCCAACAGAACGTCCGTTTTTTTGCCTCGCTTTACGGCTTAAAAGGGAATGAGTTAGACGAAAAGGTCAATAAAGCGTTGGAATTTGTCGGCCTTTTGGAACGAAGCAAGGATAAAGCTAAAACCTTTTCCGGCGGAATGAAACGGCGCTTAAATATTGCTTGCGCCATCGCCCACGAACCGGAGCTGTTAATTATGGATGAACCAACGGTGGGAATTGATCCGCAATCCCGAAATCATATCCTCAGTTCGATTAAAAAGTTGAGTCAACATGGGATGACGATTCTTTATACCACTCATTATATGGAGGAGGTCGAAGAAATTTCCACCCGGATTCTGATCATGGATAGTGGCACCATCATTGCTGAGGGAACTAAGGAAAGTCTGAAGGAAGATATTTTTGACGAACGACAGTTTATCATGGAAATTGAAGAAGATGATCATTTGAATGTTGATGAATTTTATAAAATTGAAGGTATTAAAAAAGTTGAGAAACAAGCTCAGATCTTGACCATCACGACCTTGAAAAATATTGAAAATCTCGATAAAATCATTGCTTTGGTGATCACCAGCAAATCAAAAATACTTAATTTATTTTGCCGGACAGCCAGTCTGGAAAATGTTTTTCTGCGGTTAACCGGAAAAAGTTTAAGAGATTAG
- a CDS encoding AraC family transcriptional regulator: protein MKLNTLFFHIHYCNGRNVNDETTFPLKISRTIAHHELILITGGKGKITIGEKKYPLKEGMLFYICPDIPHSFRSDKENRMCFRSVHFSFAEVTVGNGHWKIKNDEDRLQLSTGRDVKDDYLIQDLFNKLVESWFSKPPGYEFITKTLLQQLLIAIIQNNRKHHQNQATSLKIEKIITYMHQNIEKKLTLTELSKMVELSATYLSRTFKETTGYSVIAFFNKVKIDKAKELMSEGNKKVKEVAEVLGFTDEFYFSRVFKKNEGISPTDFYSKNVHDV from the coding sequence ATGAAATTAAACACGCTCTTTTTTCACATTCACTATTGTAATGGCCGAAATGTTAATGATGAGACAACGTTTCCTTTGAAAATATCCCGTACCATTGCGCATCATGAACTTATTTTAATTACCGGTGGAAAAGGGAAAATAACAATTGGGGAGAAAAAATATCCACTGAAAGAAGGTATGCTTTTCTATATTTGTCCGGATATACCCCATTCTTTCCGATCAGATAAAGAAAATAGAATGTGTTTCCGATCGGTGCATTTTAGTTTTGCAGAAGTGACAGTGGGAAATGGACATTGGAAAATTAAAAATGATGAAGACCGACTGCAACTGAGTACCGGTCGAGATGTGAAAGACGATTACCTGATCCAGGATTTGTTTAATAAATTAGTAGAGTCCTGGTTTTCCAAACCGCCGGGATACGAGTTTATCACCAAAACGTTGTTACAACAACTGTTAATCGCGATTATCCAAAATAATCGCAAACATCATCAGAATCAGGCCACTAGTTTAAAAATCGAGAAAATCATAACCTACATGCATCAGAACATTGAAAAAAAATTAACCTTGACTGAATTATCAAAAATGGTAGAATTATCAGCCACTTATTTGTCGCGAACTTTTAAAGAAACCACAGGTTATTCGGTAATTGCTTTTTTTAATAAGGTCAAGATCGATAAAGCCAAGGAGTTGATGAGTGAAGGAAATAAAAAAGTAAAAGAAGTGGCGGAAGTGCTTGGCTTCACGGATGAATTTTATTTCAGTCGCGTATTCAAAAAAAACGAGGGCATCAGTCCAACCGATTTTTACAGCAAGAATGTCCATGATGTTTAG
- a CDS encoding ABC transporter permease → MTAINIRNLYLISKEDLKNLFKNPMWLFYNAVFPFLMIVVLGLLQKDSYGGEISSFDYYGITLMIYTVLSSGMTSANAFMEVTIRKPNMRIIYAPGSERLIYLAKILSSFLFCLLCQLVVVLLAFSLFNIHVAAIPQLLVLLVLTELFSVGLGVMCCCIFKTEAMANQILSIVINIFAILGGIFFSLDGYGAVIRKLSYLSPAKWLVNTSFSMIYDHNLALFYPTVLGLMLATIMVFIICAKTFRKEDCIC, encoded by the coding sequence ATGACAGCGATCAATATTAGAAATCTCTATTTAATCAGTAAAGAAGATTTAAAAAATCTCTTTAAAAACCCGATGTGGCTTTTTTACAATGCCGTTTTTCCGTTTTTAATGATTGTCGTTCTGGGGTTGTTGCAAAAAGACAGCTACGGTGGGGAGATCAGTTCCTTTGATTATTATGGCATTACTCTGATGATCTACACCGTATTATCCAGTGGGATGACCTCGGCTAATGCTTTTATGGAAGTGACGATCCGTAAACCCAACATGCGCATTATCTACGCTCCGGGAAGTGAACGGCTTATCTATCTAGCCAAAATTCTGTCGTCATTTTTATTTTGTCTGCTTTGTCAATTGGTGGTTGTGCTGCTGGCTTTTTCGCTTTTTAATATCCATGTGGCGGCGATTCCGCAGCTGCTGGTGCTGTTAGTTTTGACGGAGCTTTTTTCGGTTGGCCTGGGGGTGATGTGCTGTTGTATATTTAAAACCGAAGCGATGGCCAATCAAATTCTCAGTATTGTTATCAATATCTTTGCCATTCTTGGCGGAATATTTTTTTCGTTGGATGGTTATGGCGCAGTGATTCGCAAACTTAGCTATTTGTCACCGGCTAAATGGCTGGTAAACACGAGTTTTTCGATGATCTATGATCACAACTTGGCACTATTTTATCCAACTGTGCTGGGGTTGATGCTGGCGACCATTATGGTTTTTATTATTTGTGCTAAAACATTCAGAAAAGAGGATTGCATATGTTAG
- a CDS encoding PadR family transcriptional regulator, with protein sequence MMSLKHGILGLLSYGPTTGYDLDKMFKGSLNFFWQAQTSQIYRELNVMEKKGWITSEIVIQMDKPNKKIFSLADSGKEELNRWLMRNSIEEDIRIRDPFLVKLFFSGAIDTASNVEMMKQFRRCCEYALEKIKETLEHFRKKDEGNQNSVYWEMTASFGYYYYEMCILWANDTIKKLEELR encoded by the coding sequence ATGATGTCATTAAAACATGGGATTTTGGGACTACTTAGTTATGGTCCAACAACCGGTTATGATTTAGATAAGATGTTTAAAGGTTCTTTGAATTTTTTCTGGCAGGCCCAGACCAGCCAGATCTATCGGGAACTGAACGTCATGGAAAAAAAAGGCTGGATCACATCTGAAATTGTAATCCAGATGGATAAGCCGAACAAGAAAATTTTCTCCTTGGCCGATAGTGGCAAAGAAGAATTAAATCGGTGGTTGATGCGTAACAGCATTGAAGAAGATATTCGAATCAGAGATCCTTTTTTAGTTAAACTGTTTTTTTCGGGGGCAATCGATACGGCATCAAATGTTGAGATGATGAAGCAGTTTAGGCGGTGTTGTGAATATGCGCTGGAAAAAATTAAAGAAACGCTTGAACACTTTAGAAAAAAAGATGAAGGTAATCAAAACAGCGTTTATTGGGAAATGACCGCATCCTTTGGTTATTATTATTATGAAATGTGTATTTTATGGGCGAATGATACCATTAAAAAATTGGAGGAACTAAGATGA
- a CDS encoding NAD(P)H-dependent oxidoreductase, translating to MNILVLNGSPKGDNSVTMTYIKHLEIVFPEHRFQIRNIAQAIHRLEKDDGKFDALMNEVRECEVVLWAFPLYFMLVHANYKRFIELIFERNQEAVFSGKYAASLSTSIHFYDHTAHNYIRGISEDLRMNFVESFSAEMQDLMVPSERQNLRVFMENIVDACQKQVVTTRVFPKLSQPVLNYQPATPQKLTELGKLSLVIVTDSGSMSDNLKNMLERFRSSFTKTPEVVDLTTIKIAGGCLGCMKCGMDNECTYDGKDDVRTTYEEKLKKADIVVFALTMKDRYFSARWKNFLDRRFYKTHQPGLPGKQIGYLISGPLSYEQNLRQILAAQAETDQANLVDIITDELTTSTDLDQAISNFSEKLMRYATIKVKKPKTFLGVGAAKIFRDEMWGDLRLIFQADYRYYKKHGMMDFPQSKFSTRLMHLFVPFLRLGPVKKQVQDKTKDMMHRSQDLVNKQEQEKRKK from the coding sequence ATGAATATTCTGGTGCTAAACGGCAGTCCCAAGGGCGATAATAGCGTAACGATGACTTATATTAAACATCTTGAAATTGTTTTTCCCGAGCATCGATTTCAGATCAGGAATATTGCTCAAGCGATCCATCGATTGGAAAAAGATGATGGGAAATTTGATGCGCTGATGAATGAAGTAAGGGAATGTGAGGTAGTTTTATGGGCATTTCCACTCTATTTTATGCTCGTTCATGCTAATTACAAACGATTCATCGAGTTGATTTTTGAACGGAATCAAGAGGCAGTTTTTAGTGGGAAATATGCAGCTTCACTTTCGACCTCGATTCATTTTTATGATCATACCGCTCATAATTATATTCGGGGGATCAGTGAAGATTTGCGAATGAATTTTGTTGAATCCTTTTCGGCCGAAATGCAAGATCTTATGGTTCCATCGGAACGGCAGAATCTTAGGGTTTTTATGGAAAACATCGTCGATGCTTGCCAAAAGCAGGTAGTTACTACCAGAGTATTCCCAAAACTTTCCCAACCAGTGCTAAACTATCAACCGGCCACACCGCAAAAGCTAACGGAGCTCGGGAAGCTTTCGCTGGTGATTGTAACGGATTCGGGAAGTATGTCGGATAATCTAAAAAACATGCTGGAGCGCTTTCGGTCAAGTTTTACAAAGACACCTGAAGTGGTTGATCTGACGACGATCAAGATTGCCGGTGGATGTCTGGGTTGTATGAAATGCGGGATGGATAACGAATGCACCTATGATGGAAAAGACGATGTGCGAACGACTTATGAAGAAAAACTAAAAAAGGCAGACATTGTTGTGTTTGCCCTGACAATGAAGGACCGTTACTTTTCGGCGCGATGGAAGAATTTTCTGGATCGGCGTTTTTATAAAACCCATCAACCAGGGTTACCGGGAAAGCAGATTGGCTATCTGATCTCCGGACCACTAAGTTATGAACAAAACCTAAGACAGATTTTAGCGGCCCAAGCGGAAACGGACCAGGCGAATCTGGTTGATATTATTACGGATGAATTAACAACTTCAACAGATTTGGATCAGGCGATTTCGAACTTTTCCGAAAAGTTGATGCGGTATGCGACCATTAAGGTAAAGAAACCCAAAACATTTCTTGGCGTTGGTGCTGCCAAGATCTTTAGAGATGAGATGTGGGGCGATTTACGTCTCATTTTTCAAGCCGATTATCGTTATTATAAAAAACATGGCATGATGGATTTCCCGCAATCAAAATTTAGCACCAGATTGATGCACTTGTTTGTTCCCTTCCTGAGGTTGGGCCCGGTCAAGAAACAGGTTCAGGATAAAACGAAAGATATGATGCACCGGTCTCAGGACCTGGTCAACAAGCAGGAACAGGAAAAACGAAAAAAATAA
- a CDS encoding TetR/AcrR family transcriptional regulator: MAENKPVRKPQQKRSIETKEKILSAAYALFCEKGYFSTTTNEIAKVAKVSIGSLYAYYKDKDTILLDILERYNQSFLKVHQDLSAEIELYKNDPKKWLRLLIENLIEVHQTSKALNREMEILCFTMPQVAAAVAKQREKTWQTTLDSFHSSSQYITAKDPEAAAIIAFNLISSIVDQIVFFKNEIDEERILQTGIDTVYHLLMC; encoded by the coding sequence ATGGCTGAAAATAAACCGGTGCGTAAACCACAACAAAAAAGAAGTATCGAAACCAAAGAAAAAATTCTTAGTGCTGCCTATGCGCTTTTTTGCGAAAAAGGTTATTTCAGTACTACGACCAATGAAATTGCCAAGGTTGCCAAAGTTTCGATTGGCAGTCTTTATGCTTATTACAAAGATAAAGACACCATCCTGCTGGATATCTTAGAACGATATAACCAATCTTTCCTCAAAGTTCATCAAGACTTATCCGCCGAAATCGAGCTTTATAAAAACGATCCTAAAAAATGGCTTCGTCTTTTGATCGAAAACTTAATTGAAGTGCATCAAACCTCAAAAGCCCTGAATCGCGAAATGGAAATTCTTTGTTTCACCATGCCCCAAGTTGCGGCAGCTGTGGCAAAGCAACGAGAAAAAACATGGCAAACCACGCTCGACAGTTTTCATTCATCCAGTCAATACATCACTGCCAAAGACCCCGAAGCCGCCGCGATCATTGCTTTTAATTTAATCAGTTCAATTGTTGATCAAATTGTCTTTTTCAAAAATGAAATTGATGAAGAACGTATTTTGCAGACCGGCATTGATACGGTTTATCACCTATTAATGTGCTAA
- a CDS encoding MerR family transcriptional regulator: MNNDKLLSIGEVVKICKVSHKTLRYYDQLGLLKPALVNQDNHYRFYKKAQITRLTTIKQLQDLGISLEDINTFYHQDTPENIFDSLNNLLATQETHLKNEITLLSDKLKKVQMMKSHYAEITADLSGNTPETMIIKKLPARTIIYEEYHGDYRSSIFRDTYKMILDRIQEQGLDFSDLCSPPLAIKTSFENSQQVNLKIGYAIKSPSGFDDFHKITLSAGYYAGILHKGNYHSLQQLTFNGLFNEVSNQSTRLEIYYLSEVTTDLMDLFLTEVQIFINSI, from the coding sequence TTGAATAACGATAAATTATTAAGCATTGGAGAAGTCGTAAAAATATGTAAAGTGTCACATAAAACGTTACGCTATTATGATCAATTGGGTCTGTTAAAACCGGCCTTAGTCAATCAGGATAATCATTATCGTTTTTATAAAAAAGCACAGATTACCCGCTTAACAACGATTAAACAATTGCAGGATTTGGGTATCTCACTTGAAGATATCAACACTTTTTATCATCAGGATACACCCGAAAATATTTTTGACAGTTTAAATAATCTCTTGGCAACACAGGAAACACATCTTAAAAACGAAATCACTTTGCTTTCTGACAAGCTTAAAAAAGTCCAAATGATGAAATCTCATTATGCAGAAATCACCGCTGATTTAAGCGGTAACACCCCTGAAACGATGATAATAAAAAAGCTACCCGCTCGAACGATCATCTATGAAGAATACCACGGCGACTATCGATCATCAATTTTCAGAGATACGTATAAAATGATTTTAGACCGTATCCAGGAACAAGGCCTGGATTTTAGTGATCTCTGTTCGCCACCGCTGGCAATCAAAACGAGTTTCGAAAATTCACAGCAGGTTAATTTAAAAATCGGTTATGCCATCAAATCACCGTCAGGATTTGATGATTTTCATAAAATAACATTATCTGCCGGATATTACGCCGGTATTCTTCATAAAGGAAATTACCACTCACTTCAGCAACTAACTTTTAATGGATTATTCAACGAAGTTAGCAATCAAAGCACCCGGCTTGAAATTTATTATCTTAGTGAAGTAACTACTGACCTGATGGACCTTTTTTTAACCGAAGTTCAAATTTTTATAAATAGTATTTGA
- a CDS encoding response regulator, whose translation MDKIKVIIADDSDFVRDGMGIILSVDEEFEVIGCAKNGREALAFARQEKPDVFLMDIQMPEMDGIEATKEIVDCGLGKVLILTTFDDRELVEKAMKNGADGYLIKNHTPEQLKQSIKSVYHGVHFLDSQVLDKFTEPETKCSSDFDRSLFTARELGIIEAVAEGLSNKEIAEKLFLSEGTVKNYISVILDKGNLSHRTQMAIYYLTGRR comes from the coding sequence ATGGATAAAATAAAAGTGATTATTGCCGATGATTCAGATTTTGTCAGAGATGGTATGGGTATTATTTTGAGTGTTGATGAAGAATTCGAGGTAATCGGCTGTGCTAAAAACGGTCGTGAAGCGCTGGCATTCGCACGGCAGGAAAAACCCGATGTTTTTTTGATGGATATCCAGATGCCGGAAATGGACGGGATTGAAGCGACCAAAGAAATTGTTGACTGCGGCTTGGGGAAAGTGTTGATTCTAACCACCTTTGATGACCGGGAACTGGTGGAAAAAGCGATGAAAAATGGTGCTGACGGATATCTGATAAAAAATCATACGCCGGAACAATTAAAGCAGAGTATTAAATCGGTTTATCATGGTGTTCATTTTCTGGATAGCCAGGTGCTCGATAAGTTTACCGAGCCGGAAACGAAATGCAGCAGTGATTTTGATCGTAGTTTGTTTACGGCCAGAGAGCTCGGGATCATCGAAGCAGTGGCCGAAGGCTTATCCAATAAAGAAATCGCGGAAAAACTTTTTTTAAGCGAAGGTACCGTTAAAAATTATATCAGTGTCATTTTGGATAAAGGCAATCTTTCGCATCGGACCCAAATGGCCATTTATTATTTGACCGGCAGAAGATAA